The Panicum virgatum strain AP13 chromosome 5K, P.virgatum_v5, whole genome shotgun sequence genome has a window encoding:
- the LOC120709813 gene encoding uncharacterized protein LOC120709813 translates to MGIKLLNSSPYYAQANGQAEASNKGVIKLIKRKIDEHPRKWHTVLHEALWAYRMSCHGATKLSLYQLVYGHEAILPWELKLDSRRVTFQDQLTADEYSALMKDELEDLAGYRLKALVNVEANKARIGRWYDKKVKSKAFAQGELVWKLILPIGMKSSKFGKWSPTWEGPFRVSRCVPGNAYILETLEGEAYSRALTGKYLKKYYPSVWVDA, encoded by the coding sequence ATGGGGATTAAACtgttgaattcttctccatacTACGCCCAAGCTAATGGCCAGGCAGAAGCATCTAATAAAGGGGTCATTAAGCTGATtaagagaaagattgatgagCATCCTAGGAAGTGGCATACCGTGCTTCATGAAGCTTTATGGGCTTACAGGATGTCTtgtcatggtgctactaaaTTGTCTCTGTATCAGTTAGTATATGGACATGAAGCTATCCTCCCGTGGGAGTTGAAACTTGATTCACGACGTGTCACATTTCAAGATCAGTTGACAGCTGATGAATATTCTGCTCTGATGAAAGATGAGTTGGAAGATTTGGCTGGCTATCGGCTGAAGGCTCTTGTGAACGTTGAAGCAAACAAAGCCAGGATCGGCCGATGGTATGACAAGAAAGTAAAATCTAAGGCCTTTGCACAAGGAGAGTTGGTTTGGAAATTGATTTTGCCAATAGGAATGAAAAGTTcaaaattcggcaaatggtcACCAACATGGGAAGGGCCGTTCAGAGTAAGCCGGTGTGTTCCTGGTAATGCTTACATTCTGGAAACGCTCGAAGGAGAAGCATATTCTAGAGCTCTTACTGGAAAGTATTTAAAGAAGTATTACCCAAGCGTTTGGGTAGATGCATAG